In Carya illinoinensis cultivar Pawnee chromosome 9, C.illinoinensisPawnee_v1, whole genome shotgun sequence, the following are encoded in one genomic region:
- the LOC122277015 gene encoding uncharacterized protein LOC122277015: protein MTEQDKFDKAKVMYQSLEKCSFQFEHCWQLLKDQPKWIWRATKEDPKRRKTMSPSPTPTRCSEATVDGIFDLEADHVMENEVMEPDRPIGRKAEKGKRKAQGQHAEENFQLRKMKYTLLEESRAQEKEFFRLKAEKMAYDKETEDRKLRQEDERLWLEAEKVELTKKESDQRIMMMDVSVMPELQRQFFQQLQREVMARRSRSDDLD, encoded by the exons atgaccgaGCAAGATAAG TTTGACAAAGCGAAGGTTATGTACCAATCGCTAGAGAAATGCTCATTCCAGTTCGAGCATTGTTGGCAGCtgttgaaggaccaacctaagtggatttggcgcGCGACAAAGGAGGATCCAAAGCGGAGGAAGACGATGTCCCCATCCCCGACCCCAACTCGATGTTCTGAAGCTACAGTTGATGGAATTTTTGATCTCGAGGCGGACCATGTGATGGAGAATGAAGTTATGGAGCCTGACCGACCAATTGGaaggaaagctgagaaaggaaaacgaaaggccCAAGGCCAGCATGCAGAGGAGAACTTCCAACTCAGGAAGATGAAATATACTCTGTTGGAGGAGTCACGcgctcaggagaaagagttttttCGTCTTAAAGCCGAGAAGATGGCGTATGACAAGGAGACGGAGGACAGAAAATTACGTCAAGAGGACGAACGGCTGTGGTTGGAGGCTGAGAAAGTGGAGCTCACGAAGAAGGAATCAgatcagcgcattatgatgatggatgtgagtGTCATGCCAGAATTGCAGCGGCAGTTTTTCCAGCAACTCCAGAGGGAGGTCATGGCGAGACGCAGTCGGTCCGACGATTTGGAttga